The Candidatus Eisenbacteria bacterium genome includes the window TCCCGGGATTACACGCAAGATTCGATGCCGGGCCCCTTCAACCCGGATCGTTGCGTTGGGCTTAGAGGGAAGTGATGAACAGATTGTGGCACTTGCTGAGATTGGCGTCGCGGCGTTCGTTCCGCGTCATGCAACCTTCAATGAGTTAATAGCTGTGATTAGGCACACGCTAGATGGGGAGCTGCAGTGTTCCCCAAAGGTAGCGGCAGAATTGGCGCATCGGGTTTCGTTACTATCACGGGGACGCCCGAGGGGATCAGTTCTAGGCCATCTCACCCGACGCGAGCAGCAGGTGCTGAGCTTAATAAGCGAGGGGCTCTCGAACAAGGAGATCGCCAACAGGCTCTTCATCCAAACTGCGACTGTCAAGAATCATGTCCACCACGTTCTTGCGAAACTGAAGGTCCCGAGCCGGTCGGAAGCCGCGGCCATGCATCCCGGCACTCCATTGCGTGATAACCGGAAGGGGTAAGTGGAAGGCGCCGGGTTCGTTCCATCACTCGACTACGTGGACCGCACGGTTCGTTCGTGTGTATATTGCTACTATCAGCGTTAACAGACGTGTGACTCCACAGGCCCATCGATGGGAGCAAACCCGATGAGGTTACGATGGTTACCTCCGCTCTCTCTCATTCTGGCCCTTGGATGTGATCAGACGTCCCGCTTCCGGCAGCACGATTTCCCCATCGTCGTAGTAGAGTCGTTTGCTCCCTACGGCAGCGTCATTTGGGCAGCAGACGGCCAGCATCTACTTTTTAACCATCGTCCGCTCGCACGGATCCAGGAGATTCCTCCTGGTTCTCACCTGTACTACTACATCGGAGATTCGACAGGCGCTGGAATCGGTGCTCTCGATTTGGCTTCAGAGACAATGCGGCGCGTCTATCCCGCCCAGCTGGGCGGGCTTGAACTCAGCCACGATGGGCAATTCCTCTATTACGAAGCTCAAGGGCAGGTATGGAGAATCACGGTCCAGGCAGACTCTTTAATTGTTGGTTCGGAAATGCAGGTGACGAATTCATCCGAGGGGGCGTTCGGACCGTCGGTCAGCAATTCCGGAACCCGACTCCTCTACTATGTTGGCACTGGGCGAGGAGGCATACGCATCAGCGCTGCATCGGGCGGAGGAGACCATTTCGTCGGTCCGTCGGAAGGATGGATCTCACCAGATTGGCAGCCGAATGACAGTTCTTTCGCATTCGTACGATTCGGCTCGAGCGCGACGAGCATTGCTGTCGTCGACACATTCGGCGTTCAACCTGTGAGTATTCAGGCCAATGCTAATTCACCGAAGTGGTCACCGGACGGCACCCACATCGCATTCCTCTCACGAGGCAGTGACCTCAATACTCGTGACAAGCTCTGGCTAATGAATCGTGACGGATCAGGAGTTCGCCAACTGACTACCGAAAGCGTAGCCCCCGAGTTCAACTGGAGCCCGGACGGCACTCGCATTGCCTACGTACGATTCATCGACAACGATACGTCCTACGTCAACGGAACC containing:
- a CDS encoding response regulator transcription factor, producing the protein MGAKSPHGATLGVISPVRAYREILLSAISHKLNIDCADLSNQQSASKDFFARKPPDVIIIDTGLAELPGITRKIRCRAPSTRIVALGLEGSDEQIVALAEIGVAAFVPRHATFNELIAVIRHTLDGELQCSPKVAAELAHRVSLLSRGRPRGSVLGHLTRREQQVLSLISEGLSNKEIANRLFIQTATVKNHVHHVLAKLKVPSRSEAAAMHPGTPLRDNRKG